A single genomic interval of Streptomyces sp. BA2 harbors:
- a CDS encoding chaplin, whose protein sequence is MSRTAKALALSTVAVAAMAGSAGIAAADAGANGAAVNSPGVISGNAVQVPVHIPVNACGNTINIIGLLNPAFGNTCVNA, encoded by the coding sequence ATGTCGCGTACCGCGAAGGCCCTCGCCCTCTCCACCGTTGCCGTGGCCGCCATGGCCGGCAGCGCCGGCATCGCCGCCGCCGACGCCGGTGCCAACGGGGCTGCCGTCAACTCCCCCGGTGTCATCTCGGGCAACGCCGTCCAGGTCCCGGTCCACATCCCGGTCAACGCCTGCGGCAACACCATCAACATCATCGGTCTGCTGAACCCGGCGTTCGGCAACACCTGCGTCAACGCCTGA